From a region of the Podarcis muralis chromosome 16, rPodMur119.hap1.1, whole genome shotgun sequence genome:
- the LOC114586088 gene encoding leukemia inhibitory factor-like → MSHPESRVWLISKRGGVGRKNLLPPLLSHSRRKQWLAEQPRGGLSMVLKPRVIAVCLVVVTPLVLLGVTPVNSSSSSCQLCFAGSETLLQTKQLVISMRRPARKLYKSYLTHMGLVQDADQLCSTTPVPWFPDSNIARKPQNLMLQELYRTALCLKDSLMLIREQQSGLTGHHEALHSQLGKAQQQVTGLVTNTQCTLCLQGLTLPAVTLPARPTGPSAFQQKIDGCRVLRNYSKLIGGLAKAFRKHLAKGKGAERQKTRNRTKPAAAF, encoded by the exons ATGTcacaccctgaaagcagagtttGGCTAATCAGCAAGCGGGGTGGGGTTGGGAGGAAGAATCTACTTCCACCTTTATTGAGCCATTCGCGAAGGAAGCAGTGGCTGGCTGAACAACCCCGTGGCGGTCTGAGCATGGTGTTGAAGCCCCGGGTGATTGCCGTTTGTCTCG TCGTGGTGACCCCACTTGTTCTCCTGGGTGTGACACCGGTGAATtccagctccagctcctgccaactgtgCTTTGCTGGTTCAGAGACCCTCCTCCAAACAAAGCAACTGGTTATATCGATGAGGAGGCCTGCCCGGAAACTCTACAAGTCCTAT TTGACCCATATGGGCTTGGTGCAAGATGCGGACCAGCTTTGCAGCACGACGCCAGTTCCCTGGTTCCCAGATAGCAATATCGCTAGGAAACCGCAGAATCTTATGCTGCAGGAGTTGTACAGGACAGCACTCTGTTTGAAAGACTCCCTCATGCTCATCAGAGAGCAGCAAAGCGGACTGACTGGTCACCACGAGGCGTTGCACAGCCAATTGGGGAAAGCCCAGCAGCAAGTGACCGGCCTGGTCACCAATACTCAGTGCACCCTCTGCCTGCAGGGCCTGACTCTGCCCGCCGTCACCCTTCCAGCGAGACCCACGGGCCCATCGGCCTTCCAGCAAAAGATTGACGGCTGCCGGGTGCTCAGGAACTACTCCAAGCTGATTGGCGGCTTGGCAAAGGCCTTCAGAAAGCACCTAGCTAAAGGGAAAGGGGCAGAGCGTCAGAAAACGAGAAACAGGACTAAGCCGGCTGCAGCTTTCTGA